The sequence AAACAACTGAATCTGAAACTCCCCTGCTCATGAGTTTTGATATTATCTTGTTGTTGTTATCTATCTATCGCGAATGTACCCAAGAATTCGTTTAGTTTTCATACCTTGGTGTTTGCTTCCGTTCTGTGTGAAGGTGCAGTTTCCTTATGTGTAGGTGCTCTGATCTGGGTTCTCCTGCTAGTTTCTCCACCTGCCTGGCCAGGATATTTCGTGCTTGGCTTTGGCTTTTGTCTTGCGGTTCCCTCCTGAAGAGTCTTCTTGGATCTTTCTTTTTCCTGCACTGACACAGCTAAATTGAGATATCCCAGTCTGAGCAGGGCATGTACTACATTGTACAGCAGAGTGAAAATTGTTCTTGGACCTGATCCTTCCGAAGTGACTCGAGGTAAGCTGCGTCCTGCTCTTGTCGCAGCCGTAGCGCCgatctcctcctctcttcctcctcggccCTAGAGGCTCTGAATGCCGCAGCTTGCTCATCAGCCATCGAGGCTCGAAAAGCAACACGTTGCTCATCGATGGTTCTCTGCAACATCTCCACGAGCTCCGACGGCGTAACCGGCCCTTCTACCTGCGAGGAGGCAAGATATGGTGTAGTTCTCAATAAGAATACGAAAAATTCAATTGTACTATtgacttgtactccctctgtaaactcgGCTTCGTATCGTACCCGTTGTAGGACTGTGATGCTTTCGCTGGAGACCGGGGCGAGGACGGCGCAGAAGGGGAAGCTGCCGGGCTGCAGCGACGCGGCCATGCCCGACCCTTCCCCTCTGCCGGTGACCGCGCCCCAGGACACGAAGTTGGTGTCGAGGAACTCCACCACCACGTCCGAGCAGAGCGTGCCCCGGCAGAAGGGCTCGGTGTACGGGTGGGCCGGGTCGTGGAGGTACACGAACACGTGCTTGCCCTCTCGCCGGGCGATCGCCAGGACCTCGCTGAGACGGCACCCGTAGAAGAACGGGTGGTGGCCGCCGTACTGCTGCTCGAACGCATTGAAGAAGAACAGCTCCTCCGGCACGAAGGGCGGAGGAGCAGCTGGAAGAGGAGGCCactgcggcggcggctggtggtgcTGGGGGACCTGGATGTCCCGCCGgcggctcctcggagcccggcggGCGATCGACCTCGACAGCCCTTCCACGATGCTAGACGggagcctcgcgaggttcctgGCGAAGCCGCCGCGGGAGTTCCGCGAGCTCCCGCCCGCGCCGTCCCTCGCCGGGCTTGAAGACATGCTACAGCGATAACTCCTCTGTGGCTACCAGGAGGATTGTTCAGGAAGCTGAAGTGATGCGCTCGCTGAGCGTCTCCACTGTGTGTTTGCATTTTGCTCTTGCCAATTAAAGCGGCTGCGTGCACTCCGGATTAAGAAAATGATATATGCTTTGCTTTGTTAAAGAAGGGAAATAAAGGGAGCACATTGGGTTTGCTTTCTGCTTTGTCTCATGCACTTTGAAGCAAACGACATCGGATTCTTCACAGGTGTGTCGATGCTTTAGAGCAGCAAAGTAGGAGATTTGAGACGTGTACGACAAGCTAGCTGCAATGCCTCCTTGCATCAGCCCAAGAAACATGTGTAAGCccagattcatcatcaagatccATAATGAATTGGtgtctttggccaagtggatgtgGAAGTTACTACAAGGCCAGGACGGGCTTTGGATTCAAATCTTTAGGAATAAACACGTTTGTGATGGTAGAGCGGAAATGTTGCCTTATACTGGGAAATACCAATTCTCCAAGGCTATTGGCAAGGTGCAACATTTGCTACATCTTGGCACGTGCTTTGAGGTTCACGACGACCACATGACCGCCTTTTAGCTCAACGTATGGATTGGGAACGATCCTCTGGCTACCAGGATCCCTCGCCTTTTTGCCATTGCCAAAAGTTGCTCGTGCCTGGGTTGGTGGAGATGGGCTCCCTGTTTCAAGAGAGAATATCACATAAAAACCAAGTTTCAAAGAAAAACTTCATGGAATCATGTTTTAAAgtttcaaaaaatctgaaaaataatTCAGGATGTTAAGAGGGTGATGTTCTATGCTAAGTTCAAACACATTACCATTTACAAGATATGAAAAGAACAAATTCTGCGATGAATAGTGACGTTTACTCTTCGACATTATTCAATATTGATTTTGTTTTTTCCTCCCTCGTAAATAGTAATTTGTTTGAACTCATGACTTCCACATACTAATAGAACATCACGCTCTTAAGATCCCAtattttttgagatttttcggAACTTCAAAACGTTGATTCCATGTGGTTTCCACCGAAACTTGATCTCCATGTGATATTCTCTCCCGTTATAAACGCCCGTTGGGTCCGTTAGACCTGACCGACGGACATGATTTCGCCAGCAGGCGCCTAGAGTTGTTGGGCCATTTTTCTATGGGATCATTTATAAAGAAATCTTCAAGAATTTTGGAGTATGTGACAGTATAATTATTTGGAAAGCATTTATTTCAGATAAAGATTTTCCTTTGGCAGATCACTCAAGACCGCGTCCCTAGCGGGGATCAGATCCTCAAACAGCATAGGACGGACAATGGCAAATGTGTGTTGTGCGAACAAGATGAGACCTGCGACCACATCTTGATACAGTGTGTAGTGGCACAATTTGTGTGGAGTGTTGTTTGTGAAGCAATCGAGGCATCATGGAAGCCGTCCAGCTTTGTGGATTTTCACTCTCTTGTGACGGGAACTCAGAGCAGCAATTGCAAATTAACTTGGAATGTGTTCACTGCTCTTGCTTGGTCCTTATGGACAGATAGGAACGAAGGCTCGTGGAGGGGATTGCAATGAACGAAGTCGTGTATGACGCGTCGGATCTCCAAGGCGGCATTTTCAAGAAGGGagcgacaccggagcgccgccaccgtctGATCCCAGGATTAAGGTTGAGACTTTTTTACGGTGCATCATTAAGGTTTTCCTTGAAGCAACATGGAGGAAGAAGAGTAACCACGACgtcgccttcaagaaggaaacgacgCTCGCACAGGCATCGTCGTCATTGGCCTGGCACAGCCAGAGCAGGTTTACTCCCAACAAGCACTTCTCCTCCGAGACGTAGTACAACAGGCCACACATGCCCGCTGCGCCAACACCACCGACCGTAGCACTCTGGCCACCATGCCGCCCGCACAACCATGGCACCCGGGCAACACCCAAGCCACGACCTCTGCCACCGAGCACCGTGGCTCCCACCACCAAGGCCGTCTGCCCGGCCCGGTATCCATAGCTCCACCGCCACCCTCGCCCCACACTTACAAGCAAGATGACAAAAGAGATGGGTTGGGAAGGGACCTCCTTCCCCACCCCTGCACAGCCCCCAAGTCCATATATACCCACCCCCGGGTGGGTATACTAGGaggctagtagtagtggtacatgCATGTTGCGCGTGAGGCAGCAGGCGCTAGCCCTCTTGCTTTTTTTTTCGCCAACCCCAAGAAGCATAGGTTGCACCGTGCAGAGTGGCAACAACAGCTTGGACGGGCtctagtgcatgcatgcatgcatatagtaTTAGAGTACTAGTACTACCACCTGCTAAATTACACAGAGCAAACTTTGCAGGTTTGTTGCATGCCCTACCGTCATGCTCTTTGGCGGTAGGGTTGCACAACATACCGCTAAAGGTTTTAGCGGTTGGGTTTTTTAAATTTCAAACGGGTGTAAAAGCGCAGTCAAGTCCTATCGCCAGAGGACCCGATAGTAGGTAGTTATACCCTACCGTCATCCATCTTGGCGATAGGAAAAGTGTCAGATCCTGATTTGTTTTTGAGACCAAGGACAAATCTCGGTAAACTTCTACAAaaaggtcaaaacacgaaatttagcctccTCTCGCTACTAGGGTCCCTCACCTTTTTTCCATTGCCGAAAGTTTCTCGTGCCTGGGttggttttttttcgaaaaggaggatgacccccggcctctacatctgggagatgcatacgactattttattgattattcttgaggaccttacaaagtataacaacaatatgcatgaatccaccatcttggcagcatctgccgctactcctatccaaatgatgaaggggtgcaagctgtGCCACATACCcatacctctcacctaagcctaacatctaaagccggaggccccaaccTAGCCATCTGCCGGTCCGGGACtcaaaccggtctgacgcactcacatgtgtcgtcgctgCCACCTTCCAccggtccatcttcagagcagattgaggtgacaaccttggcaggtcctccgccattgacgccaccacgacgccaaacgacgacctccacctacgcgagtatTGGCAGGTCCTCTgccattgacgccaccacgacgccagccgacgacctccacctacgcaactccatctccaagcaacggacaTAAATCCATGCCAGGAAAGGGTCGCACCACCGCtgtcgcccaccacccacaagcgccacccaaccccaaggttcccaaagcggctCCTTCAAAAAGGGAACGGCGtcgtgagcgccgccgccgcccaacagtGAAGGGtttcgcagtaatttcaaaattttcctacgcacacgcaagatcatgtgatgcatagcaacgaggggagagtattgtctacgtacccaacgcagaccgactgcggaagcgatgacacgacgtagaggaagtagtcgtacgtcttctcgatccaaccgatcaagcatcgaaactacggcacctccgagttcgagcacacgttcagctcgatgacgatccccggactccgatccagcaaagtgtcggggaagagttccgtcagcacgacggtgtggtgacgatcttgatgaactacagcagcagggcttcgcctaaactccgctacagtattatcgaggaatatggtggcagggggcaccgcacacggctaaggaatagatcacgtggatcaacttgtgtcaacttgtgtgtctttggggtgcctctacctaagtatataa comes from Triticum aestivum cultivar Chinese Spring chromosome 5B, IWGSC CS RefSeq v2.1, whole genome shotgun sequence and encodes:
- the LOC123116370 gene encoding plant UBX domain-containing protein 10, producing the protein MSSSPARDGAGGSSRNSRGGFARNLARLPSSIVEGLSRSIARRAPRSRRRDIQVPQHHQPPPQWPPLPAAPPPFVPEELFFFNAFEQQYGGHHPFFYGCRLSEVLAIARREGKHVFVYLHDPAHPYTEPFCRGTLCSDVVVEFLDTNFVSWGAVTGRGEGSGMAASLQPGSFPFCAVLAPVSSESITVLQRVEGPVTPSELVEMLQRTIDEQRVAFRASMADEQAAAFRASRAEEEERRRSALRLRQEQDAAYLESLRKDQEKERSKKTLQEGTARQKPKPSTKYPGQAGGETSRRTQIRAPTHKETAPSHRTEANTKVMIRFPNGERRQQSFRHTDTIREIYKYVNSLGIPGIGKYQLVRSYPRKTYGQQQLEMNLGDAGFQPSVTLYIEQLQ